In Aspergillus fumigatus Af293 chromosome 6, whole genome shotgun sequence, the genomic window CCTGTTTGGGATCTGGTGCTGCGTGATGCCCAACTCGCCTGTCTCGGCCTGGTTCCTCACACCGGAAGAGCGCGTCGTTGCCGTCGAGCGCCTTCGCAGGGGCCAGACGGGCGTGCGctgccagaagatcaagctgtCGCAGATCAAAGAGGCTGCGCTTGATATCAAGCTGTAcctcatcgccatcatgatggctgctgcgtAAGTCCTATCCACCCACCCCTGGAACTGCAAAGCTGATAATCGCAGCTACACAATCAATGGCGCAATCTCCGGGTTCGGCCCCCTTATTGTCTCCACCTTCGGCTACGACACCCTCGACTCGATTCTATTTCAGTTCCCCGTCGGCGGGATCTgcgtcatcttcatcccgTTGTGCGGGTACGTCGCCTCGCGCGTGCCCCACACCCGCATCCCCATGCTCATCGCCTGCTGTCTGCCCGTCATCGCGGGGTGCGCGCTCATCTGGAAGTCCCCGTGGGGGTATCAGCCCGCCGCGCCGGTGGTCGGGTACGCGCTGACGGGGTTCTTCGGGCCGGTGGTCAGTCTGATCATCACGCTGGGGGCGAGTAATGTCGCGGGCGCGACCAAGAAGACCGTCATGGCGGCGACGGTGTTTGTGGCGTACACGGTGGGGAACATCATCGGCCCGCAGCTGGTCAAGACGCAGACGGTCCGGCAGCATTATCCCGAGTTATGGACGGGGCTGATCATCTGCTACGGTGTGACGATTGCGGCGGCGGGCGTGCTGTACGGGATTCTACGGCGGGAGAATCGGCGGCGGGAGGCGATGGAGCTGGACGAGAGCCAGCGGGATAAGATGGCGTTTAACGATTTGACGGACAAGGAGAATCCGTTCTTTCGATATGTTCTATAGCATTGCGCTTATCTACAGACAGGAATACAACTGTCTATTGCTGAGGAACATACACACTCATCTCCAGCCCCCCCTTGTACGGCAGCGTCAACGTACTGAACCCACTCCCAGGGGCACGCAGATACTCCAGCAGGTCTTTGTATCCCTCCGCCGCACTCAGCGTGTTATCCGACACCACAACGGCGCCATACCGCAGCTTGGGCTGGACCAGCTTCAGCGTGGGCAGCGCCATCGGCGTCCAGACTACATTGTCAGCCACAGCCACCGCCACTGGCCGCCTAGgtaaaaaaaggaaaaagactTACTGTCGAGCAGAAGCATGTCAATCCGATCCGGGAGGTTTGTCTTCAGAGTCTCCCGCAGATCCCCCTCGCGGAGATCAATCACGCTACTGACGGCCTCCCCGCACTCGGCCCAATGCTTGCGCGCCTGCGCGGCCTTGGCGGGCTCGTATTCCGTCGCGATCACCGTCCCTTTGCTGGGGCCCGAGGCAGAGGCGGAGACAAGGTTATCCGCCACCGCAAGCGCGAGGTAGATGGTGCTCACGCC contains:
- a CDS encoding O-methyltransferase, with amino-acid sequence MSNPLQSHPPHILAVLDRLHAESAAQESSIPRTVYTTSSTDSFHTLMRNKFIALEQDKCHFIYQLARTLNATSIVEAGTSYGVSTIYLALAVADNLVSASASGPSKGTVIATEYEPAKAAQARKHWAECGEAVSSVIDLREGDLRETLKTNLPDRIDMLLLDIWTPMALPTLKLVQPKLRYGAVVVSDNTLSAAEGYKDLLEYLRAPGSGFSTLTLPYKGGLEMSVYVPQQ
- a CDS encoding putative MFS transporter, with product MIQVPSATGDPERLRADGELFDKDAALAVVSDVAMEIDPEVEKRVLRKIDLFFMPAMLVGYGLVYWDKAILGSATLFGMTNDLHLVVIDSSTTPPSKDTSRLSWATSIFYFGMLAGLYPMTFFLQRFKIQHVFGPIVMLWAVTCAATAGVTTWQGLFAQRFFLGFVESVVPTGFMTIVSGYYTQKEQSLRQAWWFSGTGWFTIIGGAMNYGFGQITSGSLKRWQYIYIFAGVLTFLFGIWCCVMPNSPVSAWFLTPEERVVAVERLRRGQTGVRCQKIKLSQIKEAALDIKLYLIAIMMAAAYTINGAISGFGPLIVSTFGYDTLDSILFQFPVGGICVIFIPLCGYVASRVPHTRIPMLIACCLPVIAGCALIWKSPWGYQPAAPVVGYALTGFFGPVVSLIITLGASNVAGATKKTVMAATVFVAYTVGNIIGPQLVKTQTVRQHYPELWTGLIICYGVTIAAAGVLYGILRRENRRREAMELDESQRDKMAFNDLTDKENPFFRYVL